In the genome of Bradyrhizobium sp. CIAT3101, one region contains:
- a CDS encoding glycoside hydrolase family 15 protein, whose translation MSEKIEDYALIGDCETAALVGRNGSIDWLCWPAFDSDACFAAILGTHKNGRWLIAPGGDVTTISRRYLGDTLILETRFETGSGTVALIDFMPPRGKASDIVRLVRGLTGTVKMRMELVIRFGFGVDIPWVRRCEDRSLLAVAGQDMTVLRTPVETRGEDLTTVSDFEVKAGETVPFVLTYGPSHLDPPAPIDPEIALQETETFWKDWSSRSTHDGEYRDLIMRSLITLKALTFGPTGGIVAAPTTSLPEKLGGARNWDYRFCWLRDATFTLLALMNSGYTEEASAWHNWLLRAAAGSPANMQIMYGIWGQRRLLEWEAGWLAGYEGAQPVRVGNAAHAQLQLDVYGELIDAFHQSRMAKLKLDDEANWALECAVLQHLAEVWDQPDHGIWERRGQPRHYVFSKVMTWVAFDRGIKSAETFGFKAPLLHWRALREAIHRDVCNRGFDAEANAFVESYGSKLLDASVLLLPAVGFLPAGDPRVRGTIAAVEKHMMRDGFVLRHDPREVSEEKQPIEGAFLACTLWLADACVLAGDLDKAQMLFDRVVGIANDVGLLAEEYDSIARRQTGNFPQALTHIALINTAHNLSAARHASEKPAMQRSK comes from the coding sequence TTGTCAGAGAAGATCGAGGACTATGCGCTGATCGGCGACTGCGAGACCGCAGCGCTGGTCGGACGCAACGGTTCGATCGACTGGCTGTGCTGGCCAGCCTTCGATTCCGACGCCTGCTTTGCCGCAATCCTCGGCACCCACAAGAACGGACGCTGGCTGATCGCACCGGGCGGGGACGTCACCACAATCTCGCGCCGCTATCTCGGCGATACCCTCATCCTCGAAACGCGCTTCGAGACCGGGAGCGGCACCGTCGCACTGATCGACTTCATGCCGCCGCGCGGCAAGGCCTCCGACATCGTGCGGCTGGTGCGGGGCCTCACGGGCACGGTGAAGATGCGGATGGAGCTCGTGATCCGCTTCGGCTTCGGCGTCGACATTCCCTGGGTGCGCCGCTGCGAGGATCGCTCGCTGCTGGCCGTCGCCGGCCAGGACATGACCGTGCTGCGCACGCCGGTCGAGACCCGCGGCGAGGATCTGACCACGGTTTCCGACTTCGAGGTCAAGGCCGGCGAGACCGTGCCGTTCGTGCTGACCTACGGTCCCTCGCACCTCGATCCGCCCGCGCCGATCGATCCCGAGATCGCGCTCCAGGAGACCGAAACGTTCTGGAAAGACTGGTCCAGCCGCTCCACGCATGACGGCGAGTATCGCGATCTCATCATGCGCTCGCTGATCACGCTGAAGGCGCTGACGTTCGGGCCGACCGGCGGCATCGTCGCCGCGCCGACCACGTCGCTGCCCGAAAAGCTCGGCGGTGCCAGGAATTGGGACTACCGCTTCTGCTGGCTGCGCGACGCCACCTTCACGCTGCTGGCGCTGATGAACTCGGGCTACACCGAGGAAGCTTCGGCCTGGCACAATTGGTTGCTGCGTGCGGCTGCGGGCTCGCCCGCCAACATGCAGATCATGTACGGCATCTGGGGCCAGCGGCGATTGCTGGAATGGGAGGCAGGCTGGCTCGCCGGCTATGAAGGCGCCCAGCCCGTGCGCGTCGGCAATGCCGCGCATGCCCAGCTCCAGCTCGACGTCTACGGTGAGTTGATCGACGCCTTCCATCAGTCGCGCATGGCGAAGCTCAAGCTCGACGATGAAGCGAACTGGGCGCTGGAATGCGCCGTGCTCCAGCATCTCGCCGAAGTCTGGGACCAGCCCGACCACGGCATCTGGGAGCGGCGCGGCCAGCCTCGTCACTACGTCTTCTCCAAGGTCATGACCTGGGTCGCCTTCGATCGCGGCATCAAGAGCGCCGAAACCTTTGGCTTCAAGGCGCCGTTGTTGCATTGGCGTGCGCTGCGCGAGGCGATCCACCGCGACGTCTGCAACAGGGGCTTTGACGCGGAAGCGAACGCCTTCGTCGAGTCCTATGGCTCGAAGCTGCTTGATGCCAGCGTGCTGCTGCTGCCAGCGGTCGGCTTCCTGCCCGCGGGCGACCCGCGCGTCCGCGGCACCATCGCGGCGGTCGAGAAGCACATGATGCGCGACGGCTTCGTGCTGCGGCACGATCCCCGCGAGGTCTCCGAGGAGAAGCAGCCGATCGAGGGCGCGTTCCTGGCCTGCACGCTGTGGCTCGCCGACGCCTGCGTGCTCGCGGGCGATCTCGACAAGGCGCAGATGCTGTTCGATCGCGTGGTGGGTATCGCAAACGATGTTGGCCTATTGGCCGAGGAATATGATTCCATCGCGCGCCGCCAGACCGGCAATTTCCCGCAAGCGCTGACCCACATCGCGCTCATTAACACCGCGCACAATCTCTCGGCGGCACGGCACGCGAGCGAGAAGCCCGCGATGCAGCGGTCGAAGTAG